One part of the Humulus lupulus chromosome 9, drHumLupu1.1, whole genome shotgun sequence genome encodes these proteins:
- the LOC133800045 gene encoding pollen-specific leucine-rich repeat extensin-like protein 2, producing MKIPSPPKNVDAPKEPTVPGNEREASSPTVQPDENHPRSAAAPVRDAGELPPPRPPWVPNSGRQDPSPSMRKPGKSHRVHSISSRRKEKGPEGGETTIPMDDGRTRLSTSNTPRTKQREHPGKAKQPQGPEQKNNANPHNDAEVTSREVPPDLREKLNRRRSEVRTTPPVPPSKGR from the exons ATGAAAATTCCTTCGccacccaaaaatgtggatgCACCGAAGGAGCCCACGGTTCCTGGGAATGAgagggaggcttcatccccaaCTGTCCAACCTGATGAGAACCATCCACGATCTGCGGCTGCTCCCGTGAGAGATGCCGGAGAGCTTCCACCCCCAAGGCCACCAtgggtaccgaactccggccggcaagatccGAGTCCATCAATGCGCAAGCCGGGAAAGAGTCACCGAGTGCATTCTATAAGCTCAAG ACGAAAGGAAAAAGGCCCAGAGGGCGGAGAAACCACGATCCCtatggatgatgggaggactcggctctccactagtaatacccctcgGACAAAGCAACGTGAACACCCTGGGAAGGCGAAGCAGCCCCAGgggccagagcagaagaacaacgctaACCCTCATAATGACGCCGAAGTCACCTCTAGGGAAGTGccacctgacctaagagaaaagctcaatagaAGGAGGTCTGAAGTAAGGACAACACCTCCTGTGCCCCCTTCGAAGGGTAGATAA